The uncultured Paludibaculum sp. sequence GCATTGATGAGCAGATTCAGAAGCACCTGCTCCAACTGCTCGGAATCGCAGTGCAGCGATGGAATTTTGCCCTGCTGGCGGCGTTCGATGGTGATGCCACGCCGTCCGACGCGGTGCTCCGCCAGGGCCGCGACGTTCTCGAGCAACGGCTCCAGGGCAGCTTGCCCCATTTTGGGCGGCCGGGGCCGGGCGAAATTGAGAAACGTGGTGAGCAGGCGATCCAACCGGGTGCACTCCTGGCCGATGATGGTCACGCAGCGGGACTGCTTTTCGTCCAGCCCCTGCGCGCGGCCCAGAATCTGCGCGGCGCCGGCGATGCTGGCCAGAGGATTCCGGATCTCGTGCGCCAGGCCGGCCGAGAGCTGCCCGATGGCGGAAAGGCGCTCTGCCCTTTTCATGGCTTCCGAGGTTTCCTGGATCTTCTGGTAGGCGGCGTTCAGACGCTCGGTGAGAACGCCGGTGCCCGTACCCACAAAGCAGAAGACGACGCTCTCCATGATGTGATGCAGAGTGGTGTCGGTCTCTTTCAGTGAGAGAATCAGGCCGCTGCAAAGGCCGGCGGTGATGAGCCCGCCGCGCCAGCCGTCGTGCACGGCGGAGAAGAGAATCGCGACGTAGAACAGCCGGGGCAGAACGAAGTGCCAGTTGACATGCTCCGTTGGGACCGACGCCTGCAGGGCGGCAATCGAGAAGGCAGCCAGGACGACGGCTGAGCGTTGCACCCAAACATATCGTGTGTCGGTCACCATTGGGCGGTTCACTTTATATTGTGCCCGTTAGCCGTGCCAGGGAGAACCCGAAACTCCGGCGGAACAGGAAAAGAGCCGCTTCAGCCGGCGGCCGTTGCCCGTTCCGCGCCTGGCACCGCCCCTCCGCGATGCTGACGGAGAGGGAGTCGATCAGCATCGCGGGGCGTAGGCGCAATGTGCGGCGCCGCATGAGGCTACCCCCTCCGGCGGCGTCTATGCGGCATCATACCGGGCCCGGGCCTCTGCCTGACAGGAGGCAAAGTGCCACGCGCAGGCGACGGTCCAGGCGGGCTCCATCACCTCAAAGGGTCTGACAATCGTGTCATAGACACCGGCCTCCCGCGCCTCCTTGATCTGGCGCGGGCCATCGCAGACCGCCACCACCAAAGCGGGCGGATTGAGGCGCCGGGC is a genomic window containing:
- a CDS encoding ATP-binding protein, with the protein product MQRSAVVLAAFSIAALQASVPTEHVNWHFVLPRLFYVAILFSAVHDGWRGGLITAGLCSGLILSLKETDTTLHHIMESVVFCFVGTGTGVLTERLNAAYQKIQETSEAMKRAERLSAIGQLSAGLAHEIRNPLASIAGAAQILGRAQGLDEKQSRCVTIIGQECTRLDRLLTTFLNFARPRPPKMGQAALEPLLENVAALAEHRVGRRGITIERRQQGKIPSLHCDSEQLEQVLLNLLINAVEASPDGATVLLEAGADRRNVWIRVHDEGSGVAPGDIDKLFDPFFTTKENGTGLGLPVAHQIVGQMHGWLDARRNPGKGMTFSVHLPLQRKGV